In Bdellovibrionales bacterium, a genomic segment contains:
- a CDS encoding UvrD-helicase domain-containing protein, which produces MSLDHLNSKQIEAVMHYGSPLLILAGAGSGKTRVLTHKIAYIVEKGFIRPENILAVTFTNKAAREMRERVHSMMPPHLGNRVTLSTFHSLGVQILRRYGSRIGLNPGFSIYDDSDQQSVIKKIIKKLNLNDKVITPKFCQSRINNVKAQAMTERQIMDQKLLFNKEFAQLFREYEKELAQSNAVDFGDLIYKTLKLIEGDEVVRGYLQDQYQYLLVDEYQDTNASQYRMMRGLVRDTNNICVVGDEDQSIYGWRGADITNILNFEKDFGDTTIIKLEQNYRSTKNIITAAQAVIANNTERHDKTLFTENPSGEKVKIVELDNEYEEGQFVAERVKALHNHVSLNEIAIFYRTNAQSRILEEQLRSASIPYRLYGGVRFYDRKEIKDVVSYMLLILNPRDDLAFKRVVNVPTRGLGKTTMDIVEETGLRHGINMIDAAIQAVTEKQINPRACQKMGAFLDMIVRLRERMKTLDIYSVYQEILDQTGYLKELESDNTQESQARIENLQEFGNAILRFSETHHEEATLDKFLNDMALASDADKDDDSNKPAVTMMTLHISKGLEFPYVFMVGLEDGLFPSTQSIEEQGSKIEEERRLCYVGMTRAEKELFMCHARSRRHWGEHRFNPPSRFLDEVPAELVEVMSAVQKRPSFMQKGVYSQKAPKPTQQFDAFPDYENFSDSTDARYKVGAKVRHPIFGAGAIHSVEGSGDNIKVGIVFRDNTVKKFYAKHANLTLI; this is translated from the coding sequence AAATCGAAGCTGTAATGCATTATGGCTCGCCGCTCTTAATCCTCGCTGGCGCAGGTTCCGGAAAAACTCGGGTTCTTACGCACAAGATCGCGTATATCGTCGAAAAAGGTTTTATTCGTCCGGAAAATATCCTGGCGGTGACCTTTACCAATAAAGCGGCTCGAGAAATGCGCGAGCGCGTTCACAGTATGATGCCGCCCCATCTCGGCAATCGCGTCACTCTTTCCACCTTCCACTCCTTGGGAGTGCAAATTTTACGACGCTACGGTTCGCGAATTGGACTCAATCCCGGCTTTTCCATCTACGACGACAGCGATCAGCAATCAGTGATTAAAAAAATCATCAAAAAGCTCAATCTCAACGATAAAGTCATCACTCCTAAATTTTGTCAATCACGCATCAATAATGTTAAAGCGCAGGCGATGACCGAGCGCCAGATCATGGATCAAAAGCTCCTGTTTAATAAAGAATTTGCTCAGCTATTTCGTGAGTACGAAAAAGAATTGGCGCAATCCAACGCCGTCGACTTTGGCGATCTGATTTATAAAACTTTAAAACTCATCGAAGGTGACGAAGTGGTTCGTGGTTACCTTCAAGATCAATATCAGTATCTCTTAGTGGATGAGTATCAAGACACCAACGCCAGTCAGTATCGCATGATGCGGGGACTGGTCCGTGACACCAATAATATTTGCGTGGTCGGAGACGAAGATCAGTCCATTTACGGCTGGCGCGGAGCGGACATCACCAATATTTTAAACTTCGAAAAAGACTTTGGCGACACAACGATCATTAAGCTCGAGCAAAATTATCGCTCCACGAAAAATATCATCACAGCCGCTCAAGCGGTGATCGCCAACAACACCGAACGCCACGATAAAACGCTGTTCACTGAAAATCCGAGCGGCGAAAAAGTAAAAATTGTCGAGCTTGATAACGAGTACGAAGAGGGCCAGTTCGTCGCCGAGAGAGTCAAAGCCCTACACAATCACGTTTCGCTCAACGAAATCGCGATCTTTTATCGCACCAACGCACAATCGCGAATTCTCGAAGAGCAATTGCGAAGCGCGAGCATTCCTTACCGACTTTATGGCGGCGTGCGCTTCTATGATCGTAAAGAGATTAAAGACGTCGTGTCTTATATGTTACTTATTCTGAATCCGCGGGATGATCTTGCGTTTAAACGCGTGGTGAACGTTCCTACGCGGGGACTTGGCAAAACGACGATGGATATCGTCGAAGAGACCGGTCTACGCCATGGGATCAACATGATCGATGCGGCCATTCAAGCCGTCACCGAAAAGCAGATCAATCCTCGAGCCTGCCAAAAGATGGGAGCATTCTTAGATATGATCGTGCGTTTACGAGAGCGCATGAAGACGCTCGACATCTATTCCGTATATCAAGAGATCTTGGATCAAACAGGATATTTGAAAGAACTCGAAAGCGATAACACGCAAGAGTCGCAAGCACGGATCGAAAACTTACAGGAATTCGGGAACGCCATTTTGCGCTTTTCGGAAACCCATCACGAAGAGGCCACTCTCGATAAATTTTTAAACGACATGGCCCTCGCTTCGGATGCGGATAAGGATGACGATAGCAATAAGCCCGCGGTCACGATGATGACTCTCCATATCTCTAAGGGGTTAGAGTTCCCTTACGTGTTTATGGTAGGTCTTGAGGACGGATTATTTCCAAGCACTCAGAGCATCGAAGAGCAAGGCAGCAAGATCGAAGAAGAACGCCGCTTGTGTTACGTCGGCATGACCCGTGCCGAAAAAGAACTCTTCATGTGCCATGCGCGAAGCCGCAGACACTGGGGCGAACATCGCTTCAATCCTCCATCGCGCTTTTTAGACGAAGTTCCCGCAGAGCTCGTCGAAGTGATGAGTGCCGTGCAGAAGCGACCGAGCTTTATGCAAAAAGGCGTTTACTCACAAAAGGCTCCTAAGCCCACTCAACAGTTTGATGCTTTCCCCGACTACGAAAACTTCTCCGACAGCACCGACGCTCGCTACAAAGTGGGCGCCAAAGTCCGCCACCCGATTTTCGGTGCGGGTGCCATTCATTCCGTCGAAGGCTCAGGCGACAACATCAAAGTCGGAATTGTTTTTAGAGACAACACGGTTAAAAAATTCTACGCGAAGCACGCCAATCTCACTTTAATTTAA